From Salarias fasciatus chromosome 12, fSalaFa1.1, whole genome shotgun sequence, the proteins below share one genomic window:
- the ccdc125 gene encoding coiled-coil domain-containing protein 125, whose protein sequence is MQDVGEPRRPEDDMADGDLGDGTRSPSRRTLGPAAAPERPELRLGGRRGEAQHAARWNISRLGSLADWSKDKLKDKLQEAAEVIDALSCELEVTHRYLEGKYEALRILQGKAILDRATSHTQSLQQKSEEKAKALEKEVNSLQWELSFLQLHAQRLEQSWEHRYSRSASVSAHSDS, encoded by the exons ATGCAGGACGTGGGCGAGCCCCGCCGGCCGGAGGACGACATGGCGGACGGAGACCTGGGGGACGGGACCCGGTCCCCGTCCAGGAGGACCCTCGGCCCGGCGGCCGCGCCGGAGAGACCCGAGCTGAGGCTCGGCGGTCGGCGCGGCGAGGCTCAGCACGCCGCCCGCTGGAACATCTCCCGCCTGG GCTCCCTGGCCGACTGGTCCAAAGACAAACTGAAGGACAAACTGCAGGAGGCTGCTGAG GTGATCGACGCTCTGAGCTGCGAGCTGGAGGTGACTCACCGCTACCTGGAGGGCAAATATGAAGCTCTGAGGATCCTACAGGGGAAG GCCATCCTGGACCGAGCCACGAGCCACACCcagagtctgcagcagaagagTGAGGAGAAGGCCAAGGCCCTGGAGAAG GAGGTCAACAGTCTGCAGTGGGAgctcagcttcctgcagcttcaCGCCCAGAGGTTGGAGCAGTCCTGGGAGCACAGATACAGCCGGTCAGCTTCTGTCTCTGCACATTCTGATTCCTAA
- the LOC115397671 gene encoding putative uncharacterized protein DDB_G0271606, producing MLNVREQRIYQRTKPQYNPEREASVLELDALRSRMEEAVMVADAFRIAFEQQLRKRSERFLLLAEANVLKPHHCKAEGRNHQTSPKTRARKHREPHSVKKSHHSPIKRLKPRLTAQRTRARTYPSPVYQSPLSTRGGRQNGLTLHLKQGLEQSLEQRLEQRLEQNLEQSLEQRLEQSLGQRLEQSLEQSLEQRLDQSLEQSLGQRLEQSLEQSLEQSLGQRLEQNLEQSLEQRLEQSLEQSLEQRLEQSLEQSLEQSLGQRLEQNLEQSLEQRLEQSLEQSLEQRLEQSLEQRLEQGLEQSLEQRLEQSLEQRLEQGLQQRLEQNLEQSLEQRLEQSLEQSLEQRLEQSLEQSLEQRLEQSLEQSLEQRLEQSLEQRLEQGLQQRLEQNLEQSLEQRLEQSLEQSLEQRLEQSLEQSLEQRLEQSLEQSLEQRLEQSLEQSLEQRLEQSLEQSLEQRLEQSLEQSLEQRLEQSLEQSLEQRLEQSLQQRLEQSLEQRLTHCRIWTRRRLTANRCFTMRIMRAVRNVTTTRRPRTLTPHCENPDPPL from the exons ATGCTGAATGTGAGGGAACAGAGGATCTACCAAAGAACCAAACCTCAGTACAACCCAGAGAGAGAGGCCAGCGTGCTGGAG CTGGACGCCCTGCGCTCCAGGATGGAGGAGGCTGTCATGGTCGCCGACGCTTTTCGCATCGCCTTcgagcagcagctgaggaaaCGAAGCgagcgcttcctgctgctggccgAGGCCAACGTCCTGAAGCCCCACCACTGCAAGGCCGAAGGCAG GAACCATCAGACCAGTCCAAAGACCAGAGCCAGGAAACATCGGGAACCTCACAGTGTGAAGAAGTCTCATCACAGTCCAATAAAACGTCTAAAACCCCGACTGACTGCTCAAAGAACCAGAGCCAGGACATATCCGAGTCCCGTTTATCAGAGTCCACTGTCCACACGGGGCGGAAGACAAAACGGCCTGACACTGCACCTCAAACAGGGTCTAGAGCAGAGTCTAGAGCAGAGACTGGAACAGAGACTGGAACAGAATCTAGAGCAGAGTCTAGAGCAGAGACTGGAACAGAGTCTAGGGCAGAGACTGGAACAGAGTCTAGAACAGAGTCTAGAGCAGAGACTGGACCAGAGTCTAGAACAGAGTCTAGGGCAGAGACTGGAACAGAGTCTAGAGCAGAGTCTAGAACAGAGTCTAGGGCAGAGACTGGAACAGAATCTAGAACAGAGTCTAGAGCAGAGACTGGAACAGAGTCTAGAACAGAGTCTAGAGCAGAGACTGGAACAGAGTCTAGAACAGAGTCTAGAACAGAGTCTAGGGCAGAGACTGGAACAGAATCTAGAACAGAGTCTAGAGCAGAGACTGGAACAGAGTCTAGAACAGAGTCTAGAGCAGAGACTGGAACAGAGTCTAGAACAGAGACTGGAACAGGGTCTAGAACAGAGTCTAGAGCAGAGACTGGAACAGAGTCTAGAACAGAGACTGGAACAGGGTCTACAGCAGAGACTGGAACAGAATCTAGAACAGAGTCTAGAGCAGAGACTGGAACAGAGTCTAGAACAGAGTCTAGAGCAGAGACTGGAACAGAGTCTAGAACAGAGTCTAGAGCAGAGACTGGAACAGAGTCTAGAACAGAGTCTAGAGCAGAGACTGGAACAGAGTCTAGAACAGAGACTGGAACAGGGTCTACAGCAGAGACTGGAACAGAATCTAGAACAGAGTCTAGAGCAGAGACTGGAACAGAGTCTAGAACAGAGTCTAGAGCAGAGACTGGAACAGAGTCTAGAACAGAGTCTAGAGCAGAGACTGGAACAGAGTCTAGAACAGAGTCTAGAGCAGAGACTGGAACAGAGTCTAGAACAGAGTCTAGAGCAGAGACTGGAACAGAGTCTAGAACAGAGTCTAGAGCAGAGACTGGAACAGAGTCTAGAACAGAGTCTAGAGCAGAGACTGGAACAGAGTCTAGAACAGAGTCTAGAGCAGAGACTGGAACAGAGTCTACAGCAGAGACTGGAACAGAGTCTAGAGCAGAGACTGACTCACTGCAGGATTTGGACTCGTCGCAGACTGACAGCAAACCGGTGTTTCACCATGAGAATCATGAGAGCCGTAAGAAACGTGACGACCACAAGAAGGCCGAGAACCCTGACCCCCCACTGTGAGAACCCTGACCCCCCACTGTGA